A genomic stretch from Telopea speciosissima isolate NSW1024214 ecotype Mountain lineage chromosome 7, Tspe_v1, whole genome shotgun sequence includes:
- the LOC122667124 gene encoding probable WRKY transcription factor 13, protein MSSTSQAMLINQGLFDDQEISSQMGFYTSLPNWSFTPLGCDNQSLRLSSSNNPSSTGEDITCNLSENLSSTAPKHRDITSLLGEFEAASVQRSSSNLRPWGEVNQHVGNKRCLEDDDHDNLEVGAMKMKKVKARRKVRDPRFCFKTLSDVDVLDDGYKWRKYGQKVVKNTLHPRSYYRCTQDNCRVKKRVERFAEDPRMVITTYEGRHIHSPSHDMDNTEASSHINNFFW, encoded by the exons atgtcCTCCACTTCCCAAGCTATGCTAATTAACCAGGGCTTGTTTGATGATCAAGAGATATCATCACAGATGGGTTTCTACACCTCTCTTCCCAACTGGAGTTTTACTCCATTGGGTTGTGATAACCAGTCTTTAAGACTCAGCAGTAGCAATAACCCTTCTTCAACTGGAGAAGATATCACTTGCAATCTATCTGAAAACCTCTCTTCCACAGCTCCAAAGCACCGAGATATTACTTCTCTTCTGGGTGAATTCGAAGCTGCCTCAGTGCAAAGATCCAGTTCTAATCTAAG GCCATGGGGAGAAGTGAATCAGCACGTGGGTAATAAGAGATGCTTGGAAGATGATGATCATGATAACTTGGAAGTTGGTgcgatgaagatgaagaaagtgaaGGCAAGGAGGAAGGTGAGAGATCCAAGGTTTTGTTTCAAAACCTTGAGCGACGTGGATGTGCTTGATGATGGTTACAAATGGAGGAAGTACGGCCAAAAAGTGGTGAAGAACACACTTCATCCAAG GAGTTACTATCGTTGTACACAGGACAATTGCCGAGTTAAGAAACGAGTTGAACGATTCGCCGAAGACCCACGGATGGTGATTACTACGTATGAAGGGAGACATATCCATTCTCCATCACATGATATGGATAACACAGAGGCTTCATCTCACATAAATAATTTCTTCTGGTAG